One region of Triticum aestivum cultivar Chinese Spring chromosome 6B, IWGSC CS RefSeq v2.1, whole genome shotgun sequence genomic DNA includes:
- the LOC123136369 gene encoding uncharacterized protein, with amino-acid sequence MCLGSARLVAAEETLGARRRGIGSAGDKSDYPPAFSQLTGRGSGMGNSIAASSAPALLGDTHNPCFKWKVHNFSNLLQRGEVSVNSAPFFYSGYKWFLQLTPLTKSYSAKPCVALSLGITRGSLGLEPGSVMAVVFELSIYNHSDHVHWGSKATFNFDDEHINSKKECLIPLKELLVSTDFLADDCCVFGVDILKIDALFPEKEEIAIQKAATIQSLFIQNDNFIKLTCSVTINNFLEMSMMKFVCSRFELDGQNWYFGVYPRGNQYSNNCLSLYLHLDGSEKLPHKYGKLVELTLSILDQKHGKHFIRKCPGLVVFAGKSHWGWSDFIPLETFMNPERGYLVESCCIIKAEITIFGSSDACRLMA; translated from the exons ATGTGTTTGGGATCGGCGAGGCTGGTGGCGGCGGAAGAAACCCTAGGAGCGAGGCGACGGGGAATCGGTTCTGCCGGCGACAAGTCCGACTACCCGCCTGCCTTCTCTCAG TTAACAGGAAGGGGCAGCGGTATGGGTAACTCTATCGCAGCTAGTTCAGCTCCTGCACTGCTGGGAGATACTCACAATCCATGCTTCAAATGGAAGGTTCATAACTTCTCAAACCTACTCCAGAGGGGAGAGGTCTCAGTCAATTCAGCCCCCTTTTTCTACTCTGGGTACAAATG GTTCCTTCAGTTGACTCCTCTTACCAAGTCTTATTCTGCAAAACCATGTGTTGCTCTTTCTCTAGGAATTACTCGAGGAAGTCTGGGCTTGGAGCCAGGTTCCGTGATGGCTGTGGTGTTTGAGTTGTCCATATACAATCATTCAGATCATGTGCATTGGGGATCCAAAG CTACCTTCAACTTTGATGATGAGCATATAAACTCGAAGAAGGAATGCTTGATTCCACTTAAAGAACTACTGGTTTCAACTGATTTTTTGGCTGATGACTGCTGTGTCTTTGGTGTGGATATATTGAAAATTGATGCCCTTTTTCCTGAAAAGGAGGAAATTGCGATCCAGAAGGCTGCAACAATTCAGAGCCTCTTCATCCAGAATGATAATTTCATCAAATTGACCTGCAGCGTGACGATAAATAACTTTCTTGAAATGAGCATGATGAAATTCGTTTGTTCAAGATTTGAACTTGATGGACAAAACTG GTACTTTGGCGTCTATCCGCGAGGTAACCAGTACAGCAATAATTGCCTCTCCTTGTACTTGCACCTTGATGGCTCAGAGAAGCTCCCTCATAAGTATGGGAAGTTGGTTGAATTAACTTTATCCATATTGGACCAAAAACATGGAAAACACTTCATCAGGAAATGCCCAG GTCTCGTGGTGTTTGCTGGTAAATCCCACTGGGGGTGGTCTGACTTCATTCCACTTGAGACATTCATGAATCCAGAGAGAGGCTATCTTGTAGAATCGTGCTGCATTATCAAGGCAGAGATTACTATCTTTGGATCTTCTGATGCGTGTCGTCTGATGGCATGA